A window from Kovacikia minuta CCNUW1 encodes these proteins:
- a CDS encoding type IV pilus twitching motility protein PilT, whose protein sequence is MELMIEDLMEQLIEMGGSDLHLTAGLPPYFRISGHLQPIGDQSLTAEECQRLIFSMLNNTQRKNLEQNWELDCSYGVRGLARFRVNVYKDRGTYAACLRALSSKIPNFEKLGLPDVVREMSEKPRGLILVTGPTGSGKTTTLAAMIDLINRTRAEHILTIEDPIEFVYEPIKSLVHQRQLGEDTKSFANALKAALREDPDIILVGEMRDLETISLAISAAETGHLVFGTLHTSSASQTVDRMIDVFPSERQTQVRVQLSNSLVAVFSQTLVPKKNPKPGEYGRVMAQEIMIITPAISNLIREGKTAQIYSAIQTGGKLGMQTLEKVLADQYKAGLITFEAAMSKTSRPDELQRLIGGAPAGAAQAGAAAKR, encoded by the coding sequence ATGGAGTTGATGATTGAAGACCTGATGGAGCAGTTGATTGAAATGGGCGGCTCCGATTTGCATCTAACAGCAGGTCTTCCCCCCTATTTCCGCATCAGCGGCCACTTACAACCGATCGGTGACCAATCTTTGACTGCTGAAGAATGTCAACGATTAATCTTCAGTATGTTGAATAATACCCAGCGGAAAAACCTGGAACAAAACTGGGAGTTGGACTGTTCCTATGGCGTGCGGGGTTTGGCTCGTTTTAGGGTCAATGTGTACAAGGATCGGGGAACCTACGCTGCCTGCCTGCGGGCACTAAGCTCCAAAATCCCCAACTTTGAAAAATTGGGGCTACCAGATGTGGTACGGGAAATGTCAGAAAAGCCAAGGGGATTGATTCTGGTGACAGGACCCACGGGTTCTGGCAAAACCACAACCCTGGCTGCCATGATCGATTTGATTAACCGCACACGGGCAGAACATATTCTGACGATCGAAGACCCGATCGAATTTGTTTACGAACCGATTAAAAGTCTGGTTCACCAGCGTCAGTTGGGGGAAGATACGAAGAGTTTTGCCAACGCCTTGAAAGCAGCCCTGCGGGAAGATCCAGATATCATCCTGGTCGGTGAAATGCGTGATCTGGAAACGATCTCGCTGGCAATTTCCGCCGCAGAAACCGGACACTTAGTATTTGGGACATTACACACCAGTTCCGCCTCCCAAACGGTAGACCGGATGATTGATGTGTTTCCTTCCGAAAGACAGACCCAGGTAAGGGTTCAGCTTTCCAACTCGCTGGTTGCTGTCTTTAGCCAAACCCTGGTTCCTAAGAAAAACCCTAAACCCGGTGAATATGGTCGGGTCATGGCTCAGGAAATTATGATCATTACGCCTGCTATCTCAAACCTGATCCGGGAAGGGAAAACCGCTCAGATTTATTCTGCGATTCAAACCGGAGGCAAACTAGGAATGCAAACGCTAGAAAAGGTTTTGGCAGACCAGTATAAGGCTGGCTTGATTACCTTTGAGGCCGCCATGTCCAAAACATCACGCCCCGACGAGCTCCAACGTTTAATTGGAGGAGCACCCGCAGGAGCCGCCCAGGCAGGTGCTGCGGCAAAGCGCTAA
- a CDS encoding type II secretion system F family protein encodes MPTFVARVQDAKGNARREKITAESISDARTALRERGLFIQDLKQDEGLSMNLDLKKFQTSMAKVTVKDKAVFSRQFAALVNAGVAMVRGLGVLSEQCQNPKLKNALMEISADVQQGMNLSDAMRKHPQCFDNLYTSMIQAGEVGGVLDEVLNRLAKLLEDVARLQNQIKAAMSYPVTVGILATIIFIAMTVFLLPVFAKIFEEIGTDLPGFTKAMLAISEFLRSPKVLILIILIPVAAFSYRQYYKTRVGRETMDRLFLKMPLFGDLIQKTATARFCRTFGALTRSGVPILTCLEIVRDTAGNQIIANAVDEARREIQTGGLISIALQKEQVFPLMAIQMISIGEETGELDKMLMKVADFYEDEVEQAVKALTSIMEPIMIMFLGAMVGSILLSMYLPMFKVFEKLG; translated from the coding sequence ATGCCTACCTTCGTTGCCCGTGTTCAAGACGCTAAAGGGAACGCCAGGAGAGAAAAAATCACCGCAGAGTCCATTTCAGATGCGCGAACTGCGCTGCGGGAGAGAGGTCTTTTTATCCAAGACCTGAAGCAGGATGAAGGGCTGTCGATGAATCTCGACCTGAAAAAGTTTCAGACATCGATGGCAAAGGTAACGGTAAAAGATAAAGCCGTTTTCTCCCGTCAGTTTGCTGCCCTGGTGAATGCAGGCGTAGCGATGGTGCGCGGGCTGGGGGTGCTTTCCGAACAATGTCAGAACCCGAAGCTGAAAAACGCCCTGATGGAGATTAGCGCTGATGTTCAGCAGGGGATGAATCTGTCAGATGCGATGCGGAAGCACCCCCAATGCTTCGATAACCTCTACACCAGTATGATTCAGGCTGGGGAAGTGGGGGGGGTTCTAGACGAGGTGCTGAACCGTTTGGCCAAGCTCCTGGAAGATGTGGCGCGGTTGCAGAACCAAATCAAGGCAGCAATGTCCTACCCGGTTACAGTGGGCATTCTGGCGACCATTATCTTCATCGCGATGACCGTGTTTCTGCTGCCAGTCTTCGCCAAAATCTTTGAAGAAATTGGGACGGATTTACCCGGATTCACGAAAGCAATGCTGGCAATCAGTGAGTTTTTGCGAAGTCCAAAGGTGTTGATTTTGATTATCCTGATCCCAGTTGCGGCATTTTCGTACAGGCAGTATTACAAAACACGGGTCGGACGTGAAACGATGGATCGCCTGTTTCTGAAAATGCCTTTGTTTGGAGACTTGATTCAAAAGACAGCAACGGCTCGCTTTTGTCGTACTTTTGGTGCCTTAACCCGCTCTGGAGTCCCTATCCTTACCTGTTTGGAGATTGTGCGAGATACCGCTGGGAACCAAATTATTGCGAACGCTGTGGATGAAGCACGGCGGGAAATTCAAACGGGGGGGTTAATTAGCATTGCGTTGCAGAAGGAACAGGTTTTCCCATTAATGGCAATTCAAATGATCAGTATTGGGGAAGAAACAGGGGAACTGGACAAGATGCTGATGAAAGTTGCTGACTTTTATGAGGATGAGGTGGAACAGGCCGTAAAAGCCCTGACCAGCATTATGGAACCGATCATGATCATGTTTCTGGGAGCAATGGTTGGTTCAATTCTGCTTTCGATGTATCTGCCGATGTTTAAGGTGTTTGAGAAGTTGGGTTAA
- a CDS encoding serine/threonine-protein kinase, protein MSENPSLPQTETLVPPPPPSRPKSTGFGGQPPSRPRSTAFGNHPGQPRRFSILGHILVGVWAATAAIATASQNNDARFLERQMQTQFFQMRGPVAPPKDVVILAVDQSTWVQGTQFYASDPKKYAYLKPVERFPLKRSAYAIAIDRLMSAGARTVALDFVLDAPSSYSPKDDQQLRRVLQKYAGRVTLAAIYEREQDESLQSDLIQPSLPNPIFQTNPGSIGYVNYPISADKRFHLLGNQFLQLEAQTYPEDVAAEFLRINQGIPSFAEATLKAARTTYAPPKGQNIFFYGGDKTFSHIPFWQILDPETWNELAKDGAFKDKIVLIGPTTEAAKDFHPVPFSDRMAGVEVNANAIATLMENKSIAEAIPNPTLRGLAVLGIIISAAFLQNAVLALGSTRRLRSQLKGSLLRFILAAGIVRFATATALALAWGMIGYIAFVGGGLILPTAIPMAAIALSGISYFVTASASDYRSKLHLLKILGQFPNSEVVQKILSEYVEFQDLLQEPQQQVFGKKLNGRYKITKVLGSGGFGKTYIAEDLYKPGNPLFVVKQLKPASDNPNLLKLARRLFNREAQALQDLGTDDQIPGLEAYFEEEGEFYLVQEFIRGKPLSTELSLPGRQLPEARVVAILQDLLQILKKVHAKGVIHRDIKPSNIIWRESDGKLVLIDFGAVKISEPQEENDDQSDVTVGIGTKGYMPTEQSSGKPRPNSDVYAVGMIGIQALTGLFPSKLKERLDPHSGEIQWREKARVSQAFADILDGMVRYDYRSRYQSAIDVLKDLEKLPVTPAPLPADEATMPPILAEDADNSIAEATQPWPETFGSASDLPNTEIPPQEPSE, encoded by the coding sequence CACCACCGAGCCGTCCTAAATCCACCGGTTTTGGAGGACAGCCCCCCAGTCGCCCGCGCTCAACCGCCTTTGGAAACCATCCTGGGCAACCACGCAGATTTTCCATTCTGGGGCACATATTGGTTGGAGTATGGGCTGCTACCGCAGCGATCGCCACCGCCAGTCAGAACAATGACGCGCGGTTCCTAGAGCGTCAGATGCAGACCCAGTTTTTTCAAATGCGGGGTCCGGTCGCTCCACCAAAAGATGTTGTAATTTTGGCGGTCGATCAAAGCACCTGGGTTCAGGGAACTCAGTTTTACGCCAGCGATCCCAAAAAGTATGCCTATCTGAAACCTGTGGAAAGGTTTCCGCTCAAGCGGAGTGCCTACGCAATTGCAATTGATCGATTAATGAGCGCAGGCGCACGGACTGTTGCGCTGGACTTTGTATTAGATGCTCCCAGTTCCTATAGTCCTAAAGATGACCAGCAACTCCGCAGGGTTTTGCAGAAGTATGCGGGACGGGTGACTCTGGCAGCAATTTATGAGCGTGAGCAAGATGAAAGCCTTCAAAGTGACTTGATTCAGCCCAGCTTACCCAATCCCATTTTTCAGACAAATCCAGGATCGATCGGATACGTTAACTACCCGATCTCAGCGGATAAAAGATTTCACCTGCTGGGTAATCAGTTTTTGCAACTAGAAGCTCAAACTTATCCTGAGGACGTAGCGGCAGAGTTTTTACGAATTAACCAAGGAATTCCATCATTTGCAGAGGCAACACTAAAAGCCGCTCGCACAACCTATGCGCCACCAAAAGGTCAAAATATTTTCTTTTATGGTGGGGATAAAACATTTAGCCACATTCCCTTCTGGCAGATACTTGACCCTGAAACCTGGAATGAGCTTGCAAAGGACGGCGCGTTCAAAGACAAAATCGTTCTAATTGGACCGACCACCGAGGCAGCTAAAGATTTTCATCCGGTTCCTTTTTCTGACCGCATGGCGGGGGTAGAAGTAAACGCGAATGCGATCGCCACTCTGATGGAAAATAAATCCATCGCGGAAGCGATCCCCAATCCCACCCTACGGGGATTAGCTGTATTGGGAATCATCATTTCTGCTGCCTTTTTGCAAAACGCGGTACTTGCTTTAGGGTCTACCAGGCGTCTTCGGAGCCAGCTTAAAGGCTCCTTACTGCGCTTTATCCTGGCAGCAGGAATCGTTCGGTTTGCCACCGCCACCGCGCTTGCCCTGGCATGGGGAATGATTGGCTACATCGCTTTTGTGGGGGGTGGGTTAATCTTGCCAACGGCTATTCCAATGGCGGCGATCGCCCTTAGTGGCATCTCTTACTTTGTCACCGCCTCAGCCAGCGACTACCGCAGCAAACTTCACCTGCTCAAAATTCTGGGGCAGTTTCCAAACTCGGAAGTGGTTCAAAAGATTTTAAGTGAATATGTCGAATTTCAGGACTTGCTCCAGGAACCTCAACAGCAAGTATTTGGAAAGAAGTTGAATGGGCGTTACAAAATCACTAAAGTTTTAGGCTCAGGAGGATTTGGTAAAACGTATATTGCTGAAGATCTCTATAAACCAGGTAATCCTCTCTTTGTTGTTAAACAACTGAAACCTGCCAGTGACAATCCAAACCTGCTTAAACTTGCGCGGCGGCTATTTAACCGGGAAGCGCAGGCTTTACAAGATCTCGGTACGGATGATCAGATTCCTGGTCTTGAAGCTTACTTTGAAGAGGAGGGAGAGTTTTACCTGGTTCAAGAATTTATTCGTGGTAAACCGCTGAGTACAGAATTATCGCTTCCAGGTAGGCAACTTCCCGAAGCTAGAGTGGTGGCGATTCTGCAAGACCTCCTACAGATTTTGAAAAAGGTTCATGCAAAAGGAGTCATTCACCGCGATATTAAACCCAGCAACATTATTTGGCGAGAATCTGATGGCAAATTAGTGCTGATTGATTTTGGTGCAGTTAAAATTTCTGAGCCACAGGAAGAAAATGATGATCAAAGCGATGTGACGGTCGGAATTGGAACCAAAGGCTATATGCCAACCGAACAGAGTAGCGGCAAACCCCGTCCTAATAGTGATGTCTATGCAGTGGGGATGATTGGAATTCAAGCACTCACTGGGCTTTTTCCCAGCAAACTCAAAGAGCGGCTAGATCCCCATAGCGGCGAGATTCAGTGGCGAGAAAAAGCGCGGGTGAGCCAAGCTTTTGCGGATATTTTAGATGGCATGGTACGTTACGACTATAGAAGCCGCTACCAGTCAGCCATTGACGTGCTGAAAGATCTTGAAAAATTGCCTGTAACACCTGCTCCGTTGCCAGCCGATGAAGCGACGATGCCCCCTATTCTTGCTGAGGATGCGGACAATTCGATCGCTGAGGCAACCCAACCCTGGCCCGAAACCTTCGGTTCTGCTTCTGATTTACCCAATACTGAAATTCCTCCCCAGGAACCCAGCGAATAA